The Bernardetia litoralis DSM 6794 genome includes a window with the following:
- a CDS encoding M16 family metallopeptidase: MRKSFESYLKIGAFLALFLTTPFVYTTTNAQDTNISTTQEGFSPLDMVKSIPIDENVKVGTLSNGVKYYIQKNAMPANRVELRLAVNAGSILEDEDQQGLAHFTEHMAFNGTTNFAKNDLIDNLETMGVRFGADLNAYTSFDETVYMLPIPTDSVGYVDKGLLILKDWASGILFQDEEIDKERGVVIEEWRRGKGAGERMRTQYWQTLLKDSQYAKRLPIGKKEILESFKYETIHNFYKKWYRPDLMAIVAVGDINIEEMEAKIKETFGSIPRTKSAFPRPQFSIPFNKEPLAKVVSDKEATNTQLMLFYKFPKKTITNYSDLRVNYTQELISTMLNARFGEVQKQAEPPFLYAYGFYSDMIGRNLDAFQIYAGLRENNIEGGIKTVTEEIERMKIFGFTESELQRAKKQLSKQYEKAYKEEDKTESKRIVMKYVYNYLKNNPIPSPKFEYEFLQKALPMIDLNFINKTAQSWITQENRIAILTSVKKENIKLPTEKEVLSIWNNAPRGDIKPYEEKEIATSLIEEANIPKKGSIKKEVKNEKLGYTELTLSNGARVILKKTDFKNDEILVSAYSMGGHSLYEDKDYIAVSNISSIISQSGIGELSSSDMDKFMTGKTVRINPYISEHSEGMRGSTSPEDLETALQLIHLYFTNPRQDKDAVASFVATKKGFYQNLASNPNYYFYDQYSKLMESESIRSGFPKVEELEKTDWQAAYKMYNERFANASDFTFFFVGNFNDEKMKSLLETYIATLPSTRETENFKDLGTRSPKGMVEKIYKKGSEPQSNVRLAFAGEMKEYNTKDEVALNVLAGLLRFKLIEKLREEKGGVYSAGAYTNVDKYPVPNYSVMITFPCAPENVDDLIAASIEEVDKLRDGDIDTSDLEKFKEVEKRKNEVAQTQNKYWLSTLQGIYYYSETPESIEKNKSILKDLTVEDVKKAAVKYLDTKAYIKAILLPETETKEDKGE; encoded by the coding sequence ATGAGAAAGTCATTCGAATCATATTTAAAAATAGGAGCATTTTTAGCCTTATTTTTAACTACTCCGTTTGTATATACTACGACAAATGCACAAGACACAAATATTTCCACTACACAAGAAGGTTTTTCTCCTTTGGATATGGTAAAATCTATTCCTATTGATGAAAATGTAAAAGTAGGAACACTTTCAAATGGAGTGAAATATTACATTCAAAAAAATGCAATGCCTGCAAATCGTGTAGAACTTCGTTTGGCTGTTAATGCAGGTTCTATTTTGGAAGATGAAGACCAACAAGGTTTAGCACATTTTACAGAACACATGGCATTTAATGGTACAACAAATTTTGCCAAAAATGATTTGATTGATAACTTAGAAACAATGGGAGTTCGTTTTGGTGCAGACCTCAACGCTTATACTTCTTTTGACGAAACGGTTTATATGTTGCCTATTCCTACTGATAGCGTAGGGTATGTCGATAAAGGACTTTTAATTTTGAAAGATTGGGCAAGTGGTATTTTATTTCAAGATGAAGAAATTGATAAAGAACGTGGGGTAGTTATCGAAGAATGGAGAAGAGGAAAAGGAGCAGGTGAACGTATGCGTACTCAATATTGGCAAACACTTTTAAAAGATTCACAGTATGCCAAACGTCTGCCGATTGGTAAAAAAGAAATCTTGGAATCTTTCAAATATGAAACTATTCATAATTTTTACAAAAAATGGTATCGCCCAGACCTTATGGCAATCGTAGCTGTTGGAGATATTAATATAGAAGAAATGGAAGCAAAAATTAAGGAAACTTTTGGCAGTATTCCTAGAACTAAAAGTGCATTTCCACGTCCTCAATTTAGTATTCCTTTTAATAAAGAACCTTTAGCAAAAGTGGTTTCTGATAAAGAAGCTACCAATACACAACTGATGTTGTTTTATAAATTCCCTAAAAAAACAATAACTAATTATTCTGATTTAAGAGTAAATTATACACAAGAACTCATTTCAACAATGTTAAATGCTCGCTTTGGCGAAGTTCAAAAGCAAGCAGAACCACCATTTTTGTATGCTTATGGATTTTATAGTGATATGATTGGAAGAAATTTAGATGCTTTTCAAATTTATGCTGGGCTTAGAGAAAATAATATCGAAGGTGGAATAAAAACAGTTACAGAAGAAATTGAACGTATGAAAATATTTGGATTTACAGAATCTGAGCTGCAAAGAGCAAAAAAACAACTTTCTAAACAATATGAAAAAGCATATAAGGAAGAAGATAAAACAGAATCAAAGCGAATTGTGATGAAGTATGTTTATAATTATTTAAAAAATAATCCTATTCCAAGTCCAAAATTTGAGTATGAGTTTTTACAAAAAGCTCTACCAATGATTGATTTGAACTTTATCAATAAAACAGCTCAAAGTTGGATAACTCAAGAAAATAGAATTGCCATTCTTACAAGTGTTAAGAAAGAAAACATAAAACTTCCTACTGAAAAAGAGGTTTTAAGCATTTGGAATAACGCACCAAGGGGAGATATAAAACCTTACGAAGAAAAAGAAATTGCTACCTCTCTTATCGAAGAAGCAAATATTCCTAAAAAAGGAAGTATTAAAAAAGAAGTCAAAAACGAAAAATTAGGTTATACAGAGCTTACTCTTTCGAATGGTGCAAGAGTAATCTTGAAGAAAACAGATTTCAAAAATGACGAAATTTTAGTTTCTGCTTACAGTATGGGTGGACATTCTTTGTATGAAGATAAAGATTATATAGCAGTTTCTAATATTTCTTCTATCATTTCACAGTCAGGTATTGGTGAGCTTTCAAGTTCGGATATGGATAAATTTATGACTGGAAAAACAGTCCGTATTAATCCTTATATTTCTGAACATTCAGAAGGAATGAGAGGAAGTACTTCGCCAGAAGATTTGGAAACTGCTCTGCAACTAATACACCTTTATTTTACTAATCCTCGTCAAGATAAAGATGCTGTTGCTTCTTTTGTAGCGACTAAAAAAGGTTTTTATCAAAATTTAGCTTCCAACCCAAACTATTATTTTTATGACCAATACAGTAAATTAATGGAAAGTGAAAGCATTCGTAGTGGTTTCCCTAAAGTAGAAGAATTAGAAAAAACAGACTGGCAAGCAGCTTATAAAATGTATAATGAACGTTTTGCAAATGCTTCTGATTTTACATTTTTCTTTGTAGGAAACTTTAATGATGAGAAAATGAAATCACTTTTAGAAACTTATATTGCAACTCTTCCATCAACAAGAGAAACTGAAAACTTTAAAGATTTGGGTACTCGTTCGCCAAAAGGAATGGTAGAAAAAATCTATAAAAAAGGTTCAGAGCCACAAAGTAATGTTCGTCTTGCTTTTGCTGGAGAAATGAAAGAATATAATACAAAAGATGAAGTTGCCTTGAATGTTCTTGCAGGTTTGTTGCGTTTCAAACTTATTGAAAAATTACGTGAAGAAAAAGGTGGCGTTTATTCAGCAGGTGCTTATACAAATGTTGATAAATACCCTGTTCCAAATTATAGTGTAATGATTACTTTTCCTTGTGCGCCTGAAAATGTGGATGATTTGATTGCTGCTTCTATTGAAGAGGTGGATAAATTACGTGATGGCGATATTGATACTAGTGATTTGGAAAAATTCAAAGAAGTCGAAAAACGTAAAAATGAAGTTGCACAAACTCAAAATAAATATTGGCTTTCTACTTTACAAGGAATTTATTATTATTCAGAAACTCCTGAAAGCATAGAAAAAAACAAATCTATTTTGAAAGACTTGACAGTAGAAGATGTAAAAAAAGCAGCAGTTAAATATTTGGATACAAAAGCCTATATCAAAGCTATTTTGCTTCCTGAAACTGAAACAAAAGAAGATAAAGGAGAATAG